The following proteins come from a genomic window of Micromonospora zamorensis:
- a CDS encoding STAS domain-containing protein, translated as MSLSIVKSVLSGGVVEIAPRGEIDVDTAYEVREAIAEVLAKGRPLRIELNMRLVTFIDSVGISAMVAGFQTAEVSDVKLVVTQPSRFVHRQLWVTGLLGLFGAPEPYFAGAATPEVLPGA; from the coding sequence GTGAGCCTGTCGATCGTGAAGTCGGTTCTGTCCGGTGGTGTGGTGGAGATCGCCCCGCGGGGCGAGATCGACGTGGACACCGCGTACGAGGTGCGCGAGGCGATCGCGGAGGTGCTGGCCAAGGGCCGTCCACTCCGCATCGAGCTGAACATGAGGCTGGTCACCTTCATCGACTCCGTCGGCATCAGCGCCATGGTCGCCGGCTTCCAGACGGCCGAGGTCAGCGACGTCAAGCTGGTGGTCACGCAGCCGAGCCGGTTCGTGCACCGACAGCTCTGGGTGACCGGTCTGCTCGGCCTGTTCGGCGCCCCGGAGCCCTACTTCGCCGG
- a CDS encoding BON domain-containing protein: MAIAEISRTDQDIQSAVLDELTWEPRVQPHEIGVTVAEGVVTLTGRVDSYAKKWAAERATHRVARVRAVANDVAVQLDSGSERADPDLAAAASHALEWDAFVPIEKLQVTVSAGWVTLHGDVEWEYQRRASERAVSRLTGVRGVSNGITVRPAAPPDGRDLAERIVDALARAGATEAERISVRVHGDTAVLAGLVHSMPERAEVEQLAWSAPGIREVQNHIAVAPVLR, encoded by the coding sequence ATGGCCATCGCGGAGATCAGCCGAACCGACCAGGACATCCAGTCCGCCGTACTCGACGAGCTGACCTGGGAACCGCGGGTACAGCCGCACGAGATCGGCGTGACCGTCGCCGAGGGCGTCGTCACGCTGACCGGACGCGTGGACAGCTACGCCAAGAAGTGGGCCGCCGAGCGAGCCACGCACCGGGTCGCCCGGGTCCGGGCGGTCGCCAACGACGTGGCCGTGCAACTGGACAGCGGCTCCGAGCGCGCCGATCCCGACCTGGCCGCCGCCGCCAGCCACGCGTTGGAATGGGACGCCTTCGTGCCCATCGAGAAGCTCCAGGTCACCGTCTCGGCCGGCTGGGTGACGCTGCACGGCGACGTCGAGTGGGAGTACCAGCGCCGGGCCTCAGAACGGGCGGTCAGCCGGCTGACCGGCGTACGCGGGGTGAGCAACGGCATCACCGTCCGTCCGGCCGCCCCACCCGACGGCCGGGATCTGGCCGAGCGGATCGTCGACGCCCTCGCCCGGGCCGGCGCGACCGAGGCCGAACGGATCAGCGTCCGGGTGCACGGCGACACGGCGGTGCTCGCCGGTCTGGTGCACTCGATGCCCGAGCGGGCCGAGGTGGAGCAGCTGGCCTGGTCCGCGCCCGGCATCCGCGAGGTGCAGAACCACATCGCGGTCGCCCCGGTGCTGCGCTGA
- a CDS encoding redoxin domain-containing protein, which translates to MSDPNGLIQPGRPAPGFTLPATPDGGLVGPEQFRGRPVVLAFYPADWSPVCGDQMSLYQSAAPVFAQYRAAVLGISVDSIWSHRAFAESRGIEFPLLADFEPKGEVARRYGAYMSNGEAARALVVLDPAGTVTWSYLSPPDVNPGADGIFDALDQLAADRKVMAG; encoded by the coding sequence ATGAGTGATCCGAACGGGCTGATCCAACCGGGCCGCCCCGCGCCCGGTTTCACCCTGCCGGCCACCCCGGACGGGGGCCTCGTCGGCCCTGAGCAGTTCCGTGGCCGGCCGGTCGTGCTCGCCTTCTACCCCGCTGACTGGAGCCCGGTCTGCGGTGACCAGATGTCCCTCTACCAGTCGGCGGCGCCTGTCTTCGCCCAGTACCGGGCAGCGGTGCTCGGCATCTCGGTGGACAGCATCTGGTCGCACCGGGCGTTCGCCGAGAGCCGGGGCATCGAGTTCCCGCTGCTGGCCGACTTCGAGCCCAAGGGCGAGGTGGCCCGCCGCTACGGCGCGTACATGTCGAACGGTGAGGCGGCCCGCGCGCTCGTGGTGCTGGACCCGGCGGGGACGGTGACCTGGAGCTACCTCTCCCCGCCCGACGTCAACCCGGGCGCGGACGGCATCTTCGACGCGCTGGACCAACTCGCCGCCGATCGGAAGGTGATGGCCGGATGA
- a CDS encoding DsbA family protein, translating to MTTPLQVTARLRDPVTTDDHIRGPADASVTIVEYGDFQCQFCGAAYPNLHELLRQRADTVRLVYRYFPIANMHPYAERAAETAEAAGVRGRFWEMHDWLYEHQDQLDPVHLSLGVEQVGLPPDELNAEVEGRSHADRVRRDFVGGIRSGVNGTPTLFVNGVRHDGGYDLPDLLAAVDAAGNA from the coding sequence ATGACCACGCCACTTCAGGTCACCGCCCGGCTTCGGGATCCGGTGACGACCGATGACCACATCCGCGGCCCGGCCGACGCGTCGGTGACCATCGTCGAGTACGGCGACTTCCAGTGCCAGTTCTGCGGTGCCGCGTACCCGAACCTGCACGAGTTGCTGCGGCAGCGGGCCGACACCGTGCGGTTGGTCTACCGGTACTTCCCGATCGCCAACATGCACCCGTACGCGGAACGCGCCGCCGAGACGGCCGAGGCCGCCGGGGTCCGGGGCCGGTTCTGGGAGATGCACGACTGGCTCTACGAGCACCAGGACCAACTCGACCCGGTGCACCTCTCGCTCGGTGTCGAGCAGGTCGGGTTGCCGCCGGACGAGTTGAACGCCGAGGTGGAGGGCCGCAGTCACGCGGACCGGGTGCGTCGGGACTTCGTCGGCGGCATCCGCAGCGGGGTGAACGGCACCCCCACCCTGTTCGTCAACGGCGTTCGGCACGACGGTGGTTACGACCTGCCCGACCTGCTGGCGGCCGTGGACGCCGCTGGCAACGCCTGA
- a CDS encoding LuxR C-terminal-related transcriptional regulator — MPEQRNRVRVETARQVDTAPGRPAESPLLASRLTPAVPPEPVVARPRLLRRLDEGSAGPVTLIAAPAGWGKTTLLASWVRLGGAEPDVEPGGVVPDSGDLSVPPEARPVPAWLSVEVGDDGDRLWAYLAAALRSATGSAEDGPLPDRPPRPEQLEVLAATLAAADRPVLLVLDDLHRVADPAALTGLEFLLRHAERRLRLVIGARAGLHLPLHRLRLAGELTEIGPDELAFTDDEVADLLTAHAAALPAAAVHQLRDRTGGWPAALRIAALAVRGQPDPERWVGQFGGDQPEIAGYLHEEVLPALDPAEEDLLRRTAIVDTVCADLAEALTGRADAAQVLAALAGTGGLLHREDTRPPWYRCEPLLADLLRADLARLPPDELRDLHGRAADWYAEDGRPADGLRHALAAGRWDLAGDLFVAHWPELTRYDRDPVHAPAPMSPPAEVIRADPEVALACAAERAYAGDLPAASSHLRSAADHAAGLPVPRRDRFLRLVTALEVSVARLSGDPAEVRAAAARLLRTRPAGATPTRVPDSAPTGAASSAPTAGGGGAADDADLRAFTGTALGLVELADGALPTARFVRARAAAREAGRPRTELVGASRAALLLAVRGELRAAEQAARDALGMPPCRGWSCRLDCAYAYLALALVAQLRDQPEEAAANLALAGPALGIVGGWIAGLETDAGDDWPAAAADEPVAATVAALCRAKLHRDSGDPAAGQRLLVRAREALADRPSATELAGLLRAAEAELRAERGDLDAARDLLVGASEPVLAVAAAKVELLAGEAAAAGRALPGWQSPAATSWPLPVRLDAGLLDALLAERAGDGRRAGRILEQVLDLAGPQGCRRVFTRAEPPVRDLLAAHLDAGTAHFALVSDLVRGAGRSTARPAAEPRDTLDEPLTERELTILRYLQSILSNVEIASELSLSVNTVKTHVRNIYRKLDATRRREAVRRARELRLI, encoded by the coding sequence GTGCCGGAACAGCGGAATCGCGTACGGGTCGAAACCGCACGACAGGTCGATACGGCACCGGGGCGTCCGGCGGAGTCTCCGCTGCTGGCGTCCCGGCTGACTCCGGCCGTGCCGCCGGAGCCGGTGGTGGCCCGGCCCCGACTGCTGCGCCGGTTGGACGAGGGCAGTGCCGGGCCGGTCACCCTGATCGCTGCTCCCGCCGGCTGGGGCAAGACCACGCTCCTCGCCTCCTGGGTACGGCTGGGCGGTGCTGAGCCCGACGTCGAGCCGGGCGGGGTCGTGCCCGACTCCGGCGACCTGTCGGTGCCGCCCGAGGCCCGCCCGGTCCCGGCGTGGCTGTCCGTGGAGGTGGGCGACGACGGCGACCGGCTCTGGGCGTACCTCGCGGCGGCCCTGCGGTCGGCGACCGGGTCGGCGGAGGACGGCCCGCTGCCGGACCGGCCGCCGCGCCCGGAGCAGCTGGAGGTGCTGGCCGCCACGCTCGCCGCCGCGGACCGGCCGGTGCTGCTGGTCCTGGACGACCTGCACCGGGTCGCCGACCCGGCGGCGCTGACCGGCCTGGAGTTCCTGCTGCGACATGCCGAGCGGCGGCTGCGCCTGGTGATCGGCGCGCGGGCCGGGTTGCACCTGCCCCTGCACCGGCTACGCCTCGCCGGAGAGCTGACCGAGATCGGCCCGGACGAGCTGGCGTTCACCGACGACGAGGTGGCCGACCTGCTCACCGCGCACGCCGCCGCGCTACCGGCAGCCGCCGTGCACCAGCTGCGCGACCGGACCGGAGGCTGGCCGGCCGCGCTGCGCATCGCCGCGCTGGCGGTGCGCGGGCAGCCCGACCCGGAGCGCTGGGTGGGGCAGTTCGGCGGTGACCAGCCGGAGATCGCCGGCTACCTGCACGAGGAGGTGCTCCCCGCACTCGACCCGGCCGAGGAGGATCTGCTGCGCCGGACGGCCATCGTCGACACCGTCTGCGCCGACCTGGCTGAGGCGCTGACCGGTCGGGCCGACGCCGCACAGGTGCTGGCCGCCCTGGCCGGGACCGGTGGCCTGCTGCACCGCGAGGACACCCGCCCACCCTGGTACCGCTGCGAGCCCCTGCTCGCCGACCTGCTCCGCGCCGACCTGGCCCGGTTGCCCCCCGACGAACTCCGTGACCTGCACGGACGGGCCGCCGACTGGTACGCCGAGGACGGGCGGCCGGCCGACGGTCTGCGGCACGCGCTGGCCGCCGGCCGGTGGGACCTGGCCGGCGACCTGTTCGTCGCGCACTGGCCGGAACTGACCCGGTACGACCGGGACCCGGTGCACGCCCCCGCCCCCATGAGCCCGCCGGCGGAGGTGATCCGCGCCGACCCGGAGGTGGCGTTGGCCTGCGCCGCCGAGCGCGCGTACGCCGGTGATCTGCCGGCCGCCAGCAGCCACCTGCGCTCGGCCGCCGACCATGCCGCTGGTCTGCCCGTGCCGCGGCGGGACCGGTTCCTACGCCTGGTCACGGCGCTGGAAGTAAGCGTGGCACGCCTCTCCGGCGACCCGGCGGAGGTCCGGGCCGCCGCCGCCCGACTGCTGCGAACCCGCCCTGCGGGCGCCACGCCGACCCGTGTGCCGGACTCCGCGCCGACCGGAGCGGCCAGCTCCGCCCCGACGGCCGGTGGGGGAGGCGCGGCCGACGACGCGGACCTGAGAGCGTTCACCGGCACCGCCCTCGGGCTGGTCGAGTTGGCCGACGGCGCACTCCCGACCGCCCGGTTCGTCCGGGCCCGGGCGGCGGCGCGCGAGGCCGGCCGTCCGCGTACCGAGTTGGTCGGCGCCAGCCGTGCCGCGCTGCTGCTCGCGGTGCGCGGCGAACTGCGGGCGGCCGAGCAGGCGGCTCGGGACGCGCTCGGGATGCCACCCTGTCGGGGCTGGTCCTGTCGGCTCGACTGCGCCTACGCGTACCTGGCGTTGGCCCTGGTGGCGCAGCTCCGCGACCAGCCCGAGGAGGCTGCCGCCAACCTCGCTCTCGCCGGCCCGGCCCTCGGCATCGTCGGCGGCTGGATCGCCGGCCTCGAGACGGATGCGGGCGACGACTGGCCGGCCGCCGCTGCCGACGAACCGGTAGCGGCGACGGTGGCCGCGCTGTGCCGGGCAAAGCTGCACCGCGACTCCGGCGACCCGGCAGCCGGGCAACGACTGCTCGTCCGGGCCCGGGAGGCGCTGGCCGACCGGCCGTCCGCGACCGAGCTGGCCGGCCTGCTGCGGGCCGCCGAGGCCGAACTGCGCGCCGAGCGGGGTGACCTGGACGCCGCCCGCGACCTGTTGGTCGGCGCGAGCGAACCCGTCCTCGCGGTCGCGGCGGCGAAGGTGGAGCTGCTGGCCGGTGAGGCCGCTGCCGCAGGGCGCGCCCTTCCGGGCTGGCAGTCACCAGCGGCCACCTCCTGGCCCCTGCCGGTACGCCTCGACGCGGGGCTGCTGGACGCCCTGCTGGCCGAGCGGGCCGGCGACGGGCGGCGGGCGGGCCGGATCCTGGAGCAGGTGCTGGACCTGGCCGGGCCGCAGGGCTGTCGACGGGTCTTCACCCGCGCCGAACCACCCGTGCGGGACCTGCTGGCCGCCCACCTGGACGCCGGCACCGCGCACTTCGCGCTGGTCAGCGACCTGGTGCGGGGAGCCGGCAGGAGCACCGCCCGCCCCGCCGCCGAGCCGAGGGACACGCTCGACGAGCCGCTCACCGAGCGGGAGCTGACCATCCTGCGCTACCTGCAGAGCATCCTGTCCAACGTGGAGATCGCCAGCGAACTGTCGCTCTCGGTCAACACGGTGAAGACCCACGTCCGCAACATCTACCGCAAACTCGACGCGACCCGCCGGCGCGAGGCGGTCCGGCGGGCGCGCGAGTTGCGGCTGATCTGA
- a CDS encoding alcohol dehydrogenase catalytic domain-containing protein, with translation MRALCWVAADEVAVREVSDPELRNERDVIVRVRRSTTCGGDLPLLAGRDPLLRAGDVLGAEFMGEVVEVGPAVRRHRTGDRVVVGASVACGGCWYCRQGLHSCCDNSSVDLASADPDQGRDAGGFGRPRAAGGFAGGHAEYVRVPYADVGAFPVPDAVDDDRALFAADAAPAGWSAAELGAVRPGDVVAIWGAGAVGQLTAWAAVRRGAAQVLVVDRYEERLRMAERHCGAEPLDYRHTDVAAELRDRSGGRGADVCVVAVGWSAAGRFGGRTADHPDALREAVYACRKGGVVVVLGESAGFVDAFPLGTVNDRRLTLRGARRPDLRDVPMLLDRMARDELRTEQLATHRLPLEQGPQGYALFRDRADGCVRAVFTP, from the coding sequence GTGAGGGCGCTGTGCTGGGTCGCCGCCGACGAGGTGGCGGTACGCGAGGTGAGCGACCCGGAGCTGCGCAACGAGCGTGACGTGATCGTCCGGGTTCGTCGCAGCACCACCTGCGGCGGTGACCTGCCGCTGCTGGCCGGGCGGGATCCGCTGCTGCGGGCCGGTGACGTGCTCGGGGCCGAGTTCATGGGCGAGGTGGTCGAGGTCGGGCCCGCCGTCCGCCGGCACCGCACCGGCGACCGGGTGGTCGTCGGCGCGAGTGTCGCCTGCGGCGGCTGCTGGTACTGCCGTCAGGGCCTGCACTCCTGCTGCGACAACAGCAGCGTCGACCTGGCGAGCGCCGACCCCGACCAGGGACGGGACGCCGGCGGTTTCGGCCGGCCCCGGGCGGCGGGCGGCTTCGCGGGCGGTCACGCCGAGTACGTGCGGGTGCCGTACGCCGACGTGGGCGCGTTTCCGGTGCCGGACGCTGTCGACGACGACCGGGCGTTGTTCGCCGCCGACGCGGCACCGGCCGGCTGGTCGGCGGCTGAGCTGGGTGCGGTGCGCCCCGGCGACGTGGTGGCGATCTGGGGCGCCGGAGCGGTGGGCCAGTTGACCGCCTGGGCGGCGGTGCGGCGTGGTGCCGCCCAGGTGCTGGTGGTGGACCGCTACGAGGAGCGGTTGCGGATGGCGGAGCGGCACTGTGGCGCGGAGCCGCTGGACTATCGCCACACCGACGTTGCGGCGGAGCTGCGTGACCGCAGCGGCGGACGCGGGGCGGACGTGTGCGTGGTGGCGGTCGGCTGGTCGGCGGCCGGTCGCTTCGGTGGCCGCACCGCCGACCACCCGGACGCCCTGCGGGAGGCCGTGTACGCCTGCCGCAAGGGCGGTGTGGTGGTGGTGCTCGGCGAGTCGGCCGGTTTCGTCGACGCGTTTCCGCTGGGCACGGTGAACGACCGGCGGCTCACGCTGCGCGGGGCCCGGCGGCCGGACCTGCGGGACGTGCCGATGCTGCTGGACCGGATGGCCCGCGACGAGCTGCGCACCGAGCAGCTGGCCACCCATCGGCTGCCGCTCGAGCAGGGCCCGCAGGGGTACGCGCTGTTCCGGGACCGGGCTGACGGATGCGTACGGGCCGTGTTCACGCCGTGA
- a CDS encoding saccharopine dehydrogenase family protein — protein sequence MAGERTYDVVLFGATGFTGGLTAEYLARHAPPGLRWALAGRDSGRLAAVRDRLAATDPTLTDLPLLTADVTDAASLRAVAESARVVASTVGPYVHHGEPLVAACARAGTDYLDITGEPEFVDLMYVRHHAEAARTGARLVHACGFDSIPHDLGVWFTVKQLPADVPITVDGYVRAGGRFSAGTYHSALTAFSRTGQASQAARDRRAVEPRPTGRRVRAVPGRLGRSAELGIWTVPLPTIDPQVVRRSAAARPEYGPDFRYRHFAAVKRLPTVLAGAVGLGAVVGLVKLPPSRRWLLGRLASGQGPTAEQRAASWFRVRFVGTGGGQRVVTEVAGGDPGYDETAKMLGESALCLALDELPQTAGQVTPVAAMGDALLDRLVRAGLTFRVLKQDTAEHSA from the coding sequence ATGGCTGGGGAGCGAACGTACGACGTGGTGCTGTTCGGGGCGACCGGGTTCACCGGGGGCCTGACCGCTGAATACCTGGCCCGGCACGCGCCGCCGGGGCTGCGCTGGGCGCTGGCCGGGCGCGACTCGGGCCGCCTCGCCGCCGTCCGGGACCGGCTGGCCGCGACCGACCCGACGTTGACCGACCTTCCGCTGCTCACCGCCGACGTGACCGACGCGGCCTCGCTGCGCGCCGTCGCGGAGAGCGCCCGGGTGGTGGCCAGCACTGTCGGCCCGTACGTCCACCACGGGGAGCCGCTGGTCGCCGCCTGCGCCCGGGCTGGCACCGACTATCTGGACATCACCGGTGAGCCGGAGTTCGTCGACCTGATGTATGTGCGCCACCACGCCGAGGCGGCCCGCACCGGCGCGCGGCTGGTGCACGCCTGCGGGTTCGACTCCATCCCGCACGACCTGGGCGTCTGGTTCACCGTCAAGCAGCTGCCCGCCGACGTGCCGATCACCGTGGACGGTTACGTGCGCGCCGGTGGCCGGTTCTCCGCCGGCACCTACCACTCGGCGCTCACCGCGTTCTCCCGTACCGGGCAGGCCAGCCAGGCCGCCCGGGACCGTCGGGCGGTCGAGCCGCGCCCCACCGGCCGCCGGGTGCGGGCGGTGCCCGGCCGGCTGGGCCGCTCGGCGGAGCTGGGCATCTGGACCGTGCCGCTGCCGACCATCGACCCGCAGGTGGTCCGCCGCTCGGCGGCGGCCCGCCCGGAGTACGGCCCGGACTTCCGTTACCGGCACTTCGCGGCCGTGAAGCGGCTGCCCACAGTGCTGGCCGGCGCGGTCGGGCTCGGAGCGGTGGTCGGGCTGGTGAAGCTGCCGCCCAGCCGACGGTGGCTGCTCGGCCGGCTCGCGTCCGGGCAGGGGCCCACCGCCGAGCAACGGGCGGCGTCCTGGTTCCGGGTCCGGTTCGTGGGCACCGGCGGCGGGCAGCGGGTGGTCACCGAGGTGGCTGGCGGCGACCCCGGTTACGACGAGACGGCGAAGATGCTCGGCGAGTCGGCGCTGTGCCTGGCGCTCGACGAGCTGCCGCAGACTGCCGGTCAGGTCACCCCGGTCGCCGCGATGGGTGACGCGCTGCTCGACCGGCTCGTCCGGGCCGGGCTCACCTTCCGGGTGCTCAAGCAGGACACGGCGGAGCACTCGGCTTGA
- a CDS encoding MerR family transcriptional regulator: MHSIGELARASGLTVSALRFYDSAGVLEPALVDPVTGYRWYTDEQIAPARLVAGLRRIGMPVPEIAAAVRAEPAAVHRLLDTHLRRLVDGLADARREVTRLRALVDPAQPSTTTLLLSPADLAAALDAVRFAVGADPEMPMLCGVLLDVEPDGVRLVATDRYRLALARSRADVDGPPVRVFVPVALVDQLRPLLDAADAWPVSLTVAGADLRVLVADRTLTGTALPYDFPDYRRLLRKAVGERPTARRITVDVATLRAALADPAAPTVARDDDGTAREVTVLGVDDQGGLRLLPAADLDSDALRVGVDGRYLLDALNAAGAPQLVLELDGPISPLALRRPDDADTYSVLMPIRL; the protein is encoded by the coding sequence CTGCACAGCATCGGTGAGCTGGCGAGGGCCAGTGGCCTGACCGTCAGCGCCCTGCGTTTCTACGACTCGGCGGGGGTGCTGGAACCGGCCCTGGTCGACCCGGTGACCGGCTACCGCTGGTACACCGATGAGCAGATCGCCCCGGCCCGGCTGGTGGCCGGGCTGCGCCGGATCGGCATGCCGGTGCCGGAGATCGCCGCCGCGGTCCGCGCCGAGCCGGCTGCGGTGCACCGGTTGCTCGACACGCACCTGCGCCGGTTGGTCGACGGGCTGGCCGACGCCCGTCGGGAGGTGACCCGGCTCCGGGCGCTGGTCGACCCGGCCCAGCCGAGCACCACCACGCTGCTGCTCTCCCCCGCCGACCTGGCGGCCGCGCTCGACGCGGTGCGCTTCGCCGTCGGCGCGGACCCGGAGATGCCGATGCTCTGCGGCGTGCTGCTCGACGTGGAGCCCGACGGTGTCCGGCTCGTCGCCACCGACCGGTACCGGCTCGCGTTGGCCCGCTCCCGGGCCGACGTCGACGGTCCGCCGGTGCGGGTGTTCGTCCCCGTGGCCCTCGTCGACCAGCTCCGGCCGCTGCTCGACGCCGCCGACGCCTGGCCGGTGTCGTTGACAGTGGCGGGCGCGGACCTGCGGGTGCTGGTGGCCGACCGGACGCTGACCGGCACCGCCCTGCCGTACGACTTCCCGGACTACCGCCGGTTGCTGCGCAAGGCCGTCGGCGAGCGGCCCACCGCGCGCCGGATCACTGTCGACGTGGCCACGCTGCGCGCCGCGTTGGCCGACCCGGCGGCCCCCACCGTCGCCCGCGACGACGACGGCACGGCCCGGGAGGTCACCGTGCTCGGCGTCGACGACCAGGGCGGTCTTCGGCTGCTCCCCGCCGCCGACCTGGACAGCGACGCGCTGCGGGTCGGGGTGGACGGTCGCTACCTGCTGGACGCGTTGAACGCGGCCGGCGCGCCGCAACTGGTGCTGGAGCTGGACGGGCCGATCTCCCCGCTGGCCCTACGCCGACCGGACGACGCGGACACCTACTCGGTGCTCATGCCGATCCGGCTCTGA
- the serS gene encoding serine--tRNA ligase produces the protein MLDMELIRKDREAVATALAKRLDPAEVTSALDEIQRLDQERRALITEIDAERQRRKAEARAYAQAKRAGEEPQAAAPEAERKQLAELESQLDEVQARLRDAMSELPNLPSDDVVAGGKEANRVVKTFGEPPVIEKVRDHVELSRALGLVDYERGVKLGGSGFWIYTGVGARLEWALLNYFVDQHIKAGYEFLLPPHLLLDSAGFAAGQFPKFYDDVYHLDSASAPRGQFLLPTSETAILGAYQDEILETPKLPLKAFAYTPCYRRESAGSHSDERGTVRGHQFNKVEIFQFTLPEQADAALEEMLAHAESLVEGLGLHYQRTLLSAGDASASMKKTLDIEVWMPSTGKYKEVSSVSWAGDYQARRAAIRYREPGGKQTRFVHTLNGSALATSRLFPAILEQNQQADGSVLIPKVLQDRLGTDRLTSR, from the coding sequence ATGCTCGACATGGAGTTGATCCGGAAGGATCGCGAGGCGGTGGCGACCGCGCTGGCGAAGCGTCTGGATCCCGCCGAGGTCACCAGTGCCCTGGACGAGATTCAGCGGCTCGACCAGGAACGACGCGCCCTGATCACGGAGATCGACGCCGAGCGGCAACGCCGCAAGGCGGAGGCCCGGGCGTACGCGCAGGCCAAGCGCGCCGGCGAGGAGCCGCAGGCCGCCGCGCCGGAGGCCGAGCGTAAGCAGCTCGCCGAGCTGGAGTCCCAGCTGGACGAGGTGCAGGCCCGGCTGCGCGACGCGATGAGTGAGCTGCCCAACCTGCCCAGCGACGACGTCGTGGCCGGCGGCAAGGAAGCCAACCGGGTCGTGAAGACCTTCGGCGAGCCGCCGGTGATCGAGAAGGTCCGCGACCACGTCGAGCTGAGCCGCGCGCTGGGCCTGGTCGACTACGAGCGCGGGGTCAAGCTCGGTGGGTCCGGTTTCTGGATCTACACCGGCGTCGGTGCCCGGCTGGAGTGGGCGCTGCTCAACTACTTCGTCGACCAGCACATCAAGGCCGGCTACGAGTTCCTGCTGCCGCCGCACCTCCTGCTGGACTCGGCCGGCTTCGCCGCCGGCCAGTTCCCCAAGTTCTACGACGACGTCTACCACCTGGACTCGGCGTCCGCCCCGCGCGGGCAGTTCCTGCTGCCCACGTCGGAGACGGCGATCCTCGGTGCGTACCAGGACGAGATCCTGGAGACCCCGAAGCTGCCGCTGAAGGCCTTCGCGTACACCCCGTGCTACCGGCGGGAGTCGGCCGGCTCGCACTCCGACGAGCGCGGCACGGTGCGCGGGCACCAGTTCAACAAGGTGGAGATCTTCCAGTTCACGCTGCCGGAGCAGGCCGACGCCGCTCTGGAGGAGATGCTCGCCCACGCCGAGAGCCTGGTCGAGGGGCTGGGTCTGCACTACCAGCGCACCCTGCTCTCCGCCGGTGACGCCAGCGCCTCGATGAAGAAGACCCTCGACATCGAGGTGTGGATGCCGAGCACCGGCAAGTACAAGGAGGTGTCGTCGGTTTCCTGGGCCGGCGACTACCAGGCCCGTCGGGCGGCCATCCGCTACCGGGAGCCGGGCGGCAAGCAGACGCGCTTCGTGCACACCCTCAACGGGTCGGCGCTGGCCACCAGCCGGCTCTTCCCGGCCATCCTGGAGCAGAACCAGCAGGCCGACGGCTCGGTGCTGATCCCGAAGGTCCTCCAGGACCGCCTGGGCACCGACCGTCTGACCTCGCGCTAG
- a CDS encoding cytochrome c biogenesis CcdA family protein has product MTAALLLALTAGMLGAVNPCGFALLPAYLSLLVAGASDARGAVGRALTAAAGLTVGYVLVFGAFGLALAPLAGWLRPRLPWLTVTLGVLLMVAGCWLLAGRRLPSPGWSARAPRLTRSWPSMVLFGAAYALASLGCAIAPFLAIVVTSLQAGSTGQGVALFGAYALGMGLVVAVAALGVALVRDGLVARLRVAGALVPRLSGLMLLLAGGYVAWYGWYELRLAAGRRDALRDPVIRVASEVQHALADALDAVGPPVLLAALVLLTALGAWMRRRGRGADPAPVERTG; this is encoded by the coding sequence GTGACCGCCGCACTGCTGCTCGCGCTGACCGCCGGCATGCTCGGCGCGGTCAACCCGTGCGGCTTCGCGTTGCTGCCCGCGTACCTCTCGCTGTTGGTCGCCGGTGCGTCGGACGCCCGCGGCGCGGTCGGCCGCGCGCTCACCGCGGCGGCCGGGCTGACAGTGGGGTACGTGCTGGTCTTCGGCGCGTTCGGGCTGGCGCTCGCGCCGCTGGCCGGCTGGCTGCGACCCCGGCTGCCCTGGCTGACCGTGACGCTCGGCGTGCTGCTGATGGTGGCGGGCTGCTGGCTGCTCGCCGGACGGCGACTGCCCTCCCCGGGCTGGTCGGCCCGAGCGCCCCGGCTGACCCGTTCCTGGCCGTCGATGGTCCTGTTCGGTGCGGCGTACGCGCTCGCGTCGCTCGGCTGCGCCATCGCGCCGTTCCTGGCCATCGTGGTGACCAGCCTCCAGGCCGGCTCGACCGGCCAGGGGGTGGCGCTCTTCGGCGCGTACGCCCTCGGGATGGGTCTGGTGGTCGCGGTCGCCGCGCTCGGCGTGGCGCTGGTGCGCGACGGCCTGGTGGCGCGGCTGCGCGTCGCCGGCGCGCTCGTGCCCCGGCTCAGTGGCCTGATGCTGCTGCTCGCCGGTGGTTACGTCGCCTGGTACGGCTGGTACGAGCTACGGCTGGCGGCCGGCCGCCGCGACGCCCTGCGGGACCCGGTGATCCGGGTGGCGTCGGAGGTGCAGCACGCCCTGGCCGACGCGCTCGACGCCGTCGGCCCACCAGTGCTGCTGGCCGCTCTCGTCCTGCTCACTGCGCTGGGTGCCTGGATGCGTCGACGGGGGCGCGGGGCGGACCCGGCCCCCGTCGAACGGACCGGCTAG